One window of the Triticum dicoccoides isolate Atlit2015 ecotype Zavitan chromosome 3B, WEW_v2.0, whole genome shotgun sequence genome contains the following:
- the LOC119274938 gene encoding probable leucine-rich repeat receptor-like protein kinase At5g49770, with product MVLFPWLILFGVLVQASVILADTNAQDTAGLTGIAASWDTKPSNWDGNDPCGDKWIGIICTQDRVTSIRLSSQSLSGTLSGDIQSLSELQYLDLSYNKDLGGSLPSSIGSLSNLQNLILVGCSFAGEIPKEIGQLSKLIFLSLNSNRFTGRIPPSLGGLSKLYWFDLADNKLTGGLPVFDGTNPGLDNLTNTKHFHFGVNQLSGTIPSQIFNSQMKLIHFLVDNNNFSGSIPPTLGLLNVLEVLRFDNNNQLSGPVPTNINNLTKLAELHLENNGLTGPLPDLTGMSALSFVDMSNNSFNASDSPAWLTALPSLTSLYLENLQIGGQLPQELFTLPAIQTLKLRGNRFNGTLNIGSDFSSQLQTIDLQDNQIEAITVGGTQYNKKLILLGNPICNQGNNEQYCKAAPQSNPAAPPYATPKNCSGLPATCLSSQLLSPSCTCAVPYKGTLFFRAPSFSDLSNESYYHLLEKDMKTKFLSYSAPVDSIALHNPFVDVNNNLQLSLEVFPGGKVQFGAQDISDIGFILSNQTYKPPAVFGPYYFIAQSYRIATEVPASKKSKANKLPLIVGVAAGGAVVIAVLLLVIFFITRRKREPKKTEERSQSFASLDMKSTSTSVPQLRGARTFTFAELKKITNNFSEANDIGNGGFGKVYRGTLPTGQLIAVKRSQEGSLQGSLEFRTEIELLSRVHHKNVVSLLGFCLDQGEQMLVYEYIPNGTLKESLTGKSGVRLDWKRRLRVILGTAKGIAYLHELADPPIVHRDIKSSNVLLDERLNAKVSDFGLSKLLGEDGRGQVTTQVKGTMGYLDPEYYMTQQLTEKSDVYSFGVLLLEMITAKKPLEFGRYIVREVLAALDRSKDLYGLHDLLDPVLGASPTSLGGLEQYVDLALRCVEEAGADRPSMGEAVSEIERITRMAGGAPESASESMSYASRTPRHPYGGDSPSEYSGGGLPSSRVEPK from the exons ATGGTGCTCTTTCCATGGCTCATCCTGTTTGGTGTTCTTGTGCAGGCTTCTGTCATCCTGGCTGATACAAATGCGCAAGACA CTGCTGGCCTCACCGGGATTGCAGCTTCCTGGGACACCAAACCATCAAACTGGGATGGCAATGATCCATGCGGCGACAAGTGGATCGGGATAATTTGCACCCAGGACCGGGTCACATCCAT aagattgtcaaGTCAATCACTGTCCGGAACTCTTTCGGGGGACATTCAATCTCTGTCGGAACTACAATACTT GGACTTATCCTACAACAAGGACTTGGGTGGCTCTCTTCCTTCATCCATTGGAAGCTTGAGCAACCTCCaaaattt AATACTTGTTGGCTGCAGCTTTGCTGGTGAAATACCTAAAGAGATTGGCCAGCTCTCAAAGTTGATATTTCT ATCTCTGAACTCCAACAGGTTCACTGGTCGCATACCGCCGTCACTCGGTGGCCTCTCGAAGCTATACTGGTTTGATCTGGCTGACAATAAGCTCACTGGAGGACTTCCGGTATTCGATGGAACAAATCCCGGTTTGGATAATCTGACAAATACAAAGCACTT CCACTTCGGCGTCAATCAGCTCTCTGGCACCATACCGAGCCAGATTTTCAACTCACAAATGAAGCTGATACATTT TCTTGTCGACAACAACAACTTTTCTGGCAGCATCCCCCCTACTCTAGGCCTTCTTAATGTGCTGGAAGTTCT ACGTTTTGATAACAACAATCAGTTGTCTGGGCCAGTTCCCACCAACATCAACAACCTCACCAAGCTGGCTGAACT CCATCTAGAAAACAACGGGCTCACTGGCCCTCTGCCAGACCTGACAGGAATGAGTGCACTCAGCTTTGT GGACATGAGTAACAACAGCTTCAATGCATCCGATTCTCCAGCCTGGTTGACTGCTTTGCCATCTTTGACTTCATT ATACCTAGAGAATCTGCAAATCGGCGGACAGCTCCCGCAAGAGCTTTTCACCCTTCCTGCAATTCAGACACT GAAGCTTCGGGGCAACCGCTTCAACGGCACCCTAAACATTGGGTCAGACTTCAGTAGTCAGCTCCAAACAATTGATTTGCAGGACAATCAAATCGAAGCGATCACTGTTGGGGGAACCCAATACAACAAGAAGCTCAT ACTTTTAGGAAACCCAATATGCAACCAAGGGAACAACGAGCAATACTGCAAAGCCGCGCCACAATCCAACCCGGCGGCACCGCCATATGCTACTCCTAAGAACTGCTCAGGGCTGCCAGCAACATGCCTCTCAAGCCAACTTCTGAGCCCAAGCTGCACATGTGCCGTACCGTACAAAGGCACACTGTTCTTCAGAGCACCATCGTTTTCTGACCTCAGCAACGAGTCATACTATCATCTACTGGAGAAGGACATGAAGACCAAGTTCTTGTCATACAGTGCCCCCGTCGACTCGATCGCTCTTCATAACCCATTCGTTGATGTGAACAACAACTTGCAGCTGAGCTTGGAGGTCTTCCCCGGCGGCAAGGTTCAGTTTGGGGCGCAGGACATTTCTGACATTGGGTTCATTTTGAGCAATCAAACGTATAAGCCGCCCGCTGTTTTCGGTCCATACTATTTCATCGCCCAAAGCTACCGTATTGCAACAGAGGTGCCAGCATCTAAAAAATCAAAGGCGAACAAGTTGCCACTTATCGTCGGAGTCGCAGCCGGTGGTGCAGTTGTTATTGCAGTGCTGCTTCTTGTTATTTTTTTCATCACGAGACGGAAGAGAGAACCAAAGAAGACCGAAGAGAGAAGCCAGTCTTTCG CTTCTTTGGACATGAAGAGCACCAGCACCAGTGTGCCACAGCTGCGCGGTGCGCGCACGTTCACGTTCGCTGAACTGAAGAAGATAACCAATAACTTCTCGGAGGCGAACGACATAGGAAATGGCGGCTTCGGGAAG GTTTACAGGGGGACACTTCCAACTGGGCAACTGATCGCTGTCAAGAGATCCCAGGAGGGATCCCTGCAGGGGAGCCTGGAATTCAGAACCGAGATCGAGCTCCTGTCCAGGGTTCACCACAAGAATGTGGTGAGCCTCCTCGGTTTCTGCCTTGACCAGGGCGAGCAGATGCTGGTCTACGAGTACATCCCCAATGGCACACTCAAAGAGAGCCTCACAG GCAAGTCCGGCGTGCGGCTGGACTGGAAGCGGAGGCTCCGTGTCATCCTCGGCACGGCCAAGGGCATCGCCTACCTCCACGAGCTCGCAGACCCTCCGATTGTCCACCGGGACATCAAGTCGAGCAACGTTCTCCTCGACGAGCGGCTCAATGCCAAGGTCTCGGACTTTGGCCTCTCCAAGCTTCTAGGCGAGGACGGCAGGGGGCAGGTCACCACACAAGTGAAGGGCACAATG GGTTACTTGGACCCTGAGTACTACATGACGCAGCAGCTGACGGAGAAGAGCGACGTCTACAGCTTCGgcgtgctgctgctggagatgaTCACGGCCAAGAAGCCGCTGGAGTTCGGGCGGTACATCGTCCGGGAGGTGCTCGCCGCGCTCGACCGGAGCAAGGATCTGTACGGCCTGCACGACCTGCTGGACCCGGTGCTGGGCGCGTCGCCCACGTCGCTGGGCGGGCTGGAGCAGTATGTGGACCTGGCTCTGCGCTGCGTGGAGGAGGCCGGCGCGGACCGCCCCTCCATGGGCGAGGCGGTGAGCGAGATCGAGCGGATCACCAGGATGGCCGGCGGCGCCCCCGAGTCGGCGTCCGAGTCCATGAGCTACGCCAGCAGGACGCCGCGCCACCCCTATGGAGGAGACAGCCCGTCGGAGTACAGCGGCGGCGGGCTGCCGTCATCGAGGGTGGAGCCCAAGTGA
- the LOC119274937 gene encoding uncharacterized protein LOC119274937, with the protein MQMRAPVTPAGSVSTGETPLQRPPVVISSAPSAATTTRRRLLVSAGGLLLVAAAGNSDASRGAAAAAVDLGYDPVTEAERAASAAVSQRVGEAVRLLEAGRELQARGEFAGALASFTAVVSGYKELALSEYARVGRALVLYEIGDRDESITEMEDVSVALKGYPEIHAALAAALYADKHAPLLAEFQFNIATLLDPHYSDLAYVRDTKHWPPSLVASLKNFITLT; encoded by the coding sequence ATGCAAATGCGGGCGCCCGTGACGCCGGCGGGCTCCGTCTCCACCGGAGAGACACCGCTTCAGCGGCCACCCGTCGTCATCTCCTCGGCACCATCCGCCGCAACGACAACGAGGAGGCGGCTGCTCGTGTCCGCCGGTGGCCTGCTCCTCGTCGCCGCCGCGGGCAACAGCGACGCCAGCAGGGGAGCGGCGGCGGCCGCGGTCGACCTCGGCTACGACCCGGTGACGGAGGCGGagcgcgcggcgagcgcggccgtgTCGCAGCGCGTCGGGGAGGCCGTCCGGCTGCTGGAGGCCGGGCGGGAGCTGCAGGCGCGCGGCGAGTTCGCGGGGGCGCTGGCGTCCTTCACGGCGGTGGTGAGCGGGTACAAGGAGCTGGCGCTGTCGGAGTACGCGCGGGTGGGGCGGGCGCTGGTGCTGTACGAGATCGGCGACCGCGACGAGTCCATCACGGAGATGGAGGACGTGTCGGTGGCGCTCAAGGGGTACCCGGAGATCCACGCCgcgctggcggcggcgctgtaCGCCGACAAGCACGCGCCGCTGCTGGCCGAGTTCCAGTTCAACATCGCCACGCTGCTGGACCCGCACTACTCCGACCTCGCCTACGTCAGGGACACCAAGCACTGGCCGCCCAGCCTCGTCGCCTCCCTCAAGAACTTCATTACACTCACCTAG